The genomic region GCTCAAAACTAGGAACCAGCTACAGAAGCGATCGCCTCTCCTTGTTCCTGACCTTGAGTTTCTAACCACGCATAAAGGCGGTTCATAGCATTGACGTAAGCGTGAGCCGAAGCCACGATAATATCCGTATTCGCCGCGTGACCGGAGAAAATGCGATCGCCGTACTTCAAGCGGATCGTCACTTCGCCGAGGGCGTCGATCCCCGCCGTCACCGACTGCACCGAAAACTCGATCAACTGGTTGGGAACGTTGACCACCCGATTGATCGCCTTATACACCGCATCCACCGGACCCGTTCCGATCGCCGCGTCGGTGAGTTCTTCTCCACTCGGCGTCCGCAAGGTCACCGTCGCCGTGGGTCGGGAGCGATCGCCGCAAGACACTTGTACTAACTCCAACCGGAACAATTCCGGGGGTTGCTGAATTTCGTTATTGACGATCGATTCGAGATCCCAATCCGTGATCTCCCGTTTCTTATCCGCGATCGCCTTAAACTTGAGAAATGCCTTATTGAGTTCGTTCTCGCCGAGGTCGAAACCCAACTCTTTGAGGCGACTGGCGAACGCATGACGCCCGGACAACTTGCCCAACACGATCTGATTGTCCGTCAACCCGATCGTTTGTGCCTCCATAATTTCGTAAGTGAGCTTGTTTTTCAACACCCCATCTTGGTGAATCCCGGACTCGTGGGCGAACGCATTGGCGCCGACGATCGCCTTATTCGGCTGCACCAACATCCCGGTCAAGTTCGAGACCAAGCGCGACGTTTTATAGATCTGGCGCGTGTCGATCTGAGTCAACGGTTCTTCCGACTCCGCCGGACGACCGAGGAACGGATTAAAATACTGGCGCCGGACGTGCAACGCCATCACCAATTCTTCGAGGGCCGCATTGCCCGCCCGTTCGCCGATGCCATTGATCGTGCATTCGAGTTGGCGCGCCCCATTTTTCACCGCTTCGAGGAAGTTGGCGACTGCCAAGCCGAGGTCGTTGTGACCGTGGACGGAGATAATGGCGCGATCGATATTGGGGACATTTTCTTTAATCCCGCGAATCAAGGCGCCGAATTCGTGGGGAGTTGTATAACCGACTGTATCGGGAATGTTGATCGTCGTCGCCCCGGCGGCGATCGCCCGTTCGAGAACCTGATAGAGAAACTCCGGATCGGACCGACCCGCATCTTCCGGGGAAAATTCGATATCATCCACGAGAGATTTGGCGTGGGCGACCATTTCCTCGGCGATCGCGATGACCTCCGACCGCGTTTTTTTGAGTTTGTACTCTAAATGAATGTCCGAAGTGGCGATAAAGGTATGAATGCGCTTGTTAACCGCAGGTTTGAGGGCTTCGGCTGCCGTTTCGATATCCTTGCGCGTCGCCCGGGCCAAACCGCAAATCGTCGGACCGCCTTCGACCCCCACTATTTCGGCAATTTTCTGCACTGCTTCAAAGTCCCCGGGACTGGCATAAGGAAATCCCGCTTCGATGATATCGACATTGAGGCGGGCGAGTTGACGGGCGATCGTCAATTTTTCATCGAGGTTCAAACTCGCCCCGGGAGACTGTTCGCCGTCGCGGAGGGTGGTGTCGAAAATAATAATGCGATCTTGGGATGGACTCATGTAGGTTTTACTCCTGTCTGCTACGGACTTGGGTTCGATCTTCTATCAGTTTGAATGGCAAATGACTAATTGCTAGTTTAACGAATCGTTTAGGGGTTCGTGGCTGGGAAGCGATCGCCCCCGGTAGGGGTGAAGAATCGCGTTTAGTAATCGAGTTTTTCGATCCGATCGCGGATGTCGTTGAGGTCGATATAGCGATCGGTGGCGTTGCGAAGTTCTCGGGCGATCATGCCTTCGGTAGAGACGACGGTAATATGAGTATTTTTAGAGCGTAACAGTTCGATCGCCCGCTCGAAATCTCCATCGCCGCTAAACAGAACGACGCGATCGTATTGATCGACGGTGTTAAACATATCGACGACAATTTCAATATCTAAGTTAGCTTTTTGAGAATACCGACCGGATACGTCGTCGTAATATTCTTTCAGAATTTTGGTGCGAACAGTGTAACCCAGGCTGATCAGTGCGTCTCGAAATCCCCGTTGATCTTGCGGATCTTTCAATCCGGTGTACCAAAATGCATTAATCAACATCACGCCAGGTTCTTTCGTAAAAAATTCGAGAACTCGTCGCGGATCGAAAAACCACCCATTTTTTTGTTGGGCGTAGAACATATTGTTTCCGTCTACAAAAATAGACAGACGGTTCATGGAACACGTCATAGAAGTTAATACCTAAAATTAGTAGAATAAATTTATTTTTGGACAGTCAATAATTTTACCCAAAACTGCCCAGCTCTATGGGGTAAAACTGACATTCATCTTAGAAAAGCTGCAAAGCTCGAAAAGTAGAATCACTTTTTTAAAAGATGGACGTATTCTCTTTTTCGAGGTCGGCAAAAATCAATCCGAGCCGCTCGAACCCCGGCAGGCTTTCCCCCGATCGCGATCGTCCCCCGAACCCACTGCAACCTGCTCGTTGTAGTTGTGTTTTCACGGAAAACATCCCCCAATTCCCCCGAACCATCGGGGCGACCGTCCAATTTAATTGTTTCTTGTTGACCGGATGGAAGAAGTTTTTAAACTCTAAAAATAAACAATTTATCGGGATAGTTTTCAATTTTAAGAAAGTCATTCTACTAAGAGTAAATGATGAAATAATGAGTAGGAATTGTCTATAGTCAATTAACCCAATTGCGGGGTAGAGGTTCGCCCGGGATAGTCCTAGCGGTCACCTTCCCCAGGAAAGGAGCATAAACTCCCTTCCCTATCAACTTTACCGCTAAATCTGGGGTTGTGGCTGGATCGATCGCTGCTCGCGAATCCCGAGCGATCGTCCGCCCGTCGTCCGGTTCGCTGACGGGTCGCTCGCCCCCTTCATCCCGTCCGGCTCCCCAGGGACGCTCTCAAGGGCAATCCGAACCCTGAGATCGCCAAGGGCGATCGAACGGCATCTTTGCGCCCCCCCAACAGCACTGAATTGACTCCCCCAGAACCCTCGTGCCTCACTGCCGATTTGGACTGCAAACGATTGTCCGGCTCCGAGATCGGCGTCCCCCAACACTCACGCCATGTTCGTTTCGATCGCCCAGCGCGCCAACTCCGTACGGTTGTGCAAACCCGTTTTCGCCAGCATGTTCGAGACGTGGCTTTCGACGGTGCGCTGGCTGACATTCATTTCACTGGCAATTTCTCGGTTAGCCATTCCCTGAGAAACGAGGCGAACCACCTTCAGTTCCGTCGGTGTCAGTTCGACATCTAACGGCACTTGCATTTTCGGTCCCCCATCGGGAATCTTCGTTTTGTGGCTCAGAACCCGTCCGGTTTGCTTGAGGGAAGACTCGACCTGAGCGACGAGTTCTTCGGGTTCGAAGGGTTTGACCATATAGACATCGGCTCCCTTGGTCAACCCTTTAATGCGATCTTCGCTTTGTCCTTTCGCCGAAAGAAACAAAATGGGGATCCAGTCGAAACGCGGATCTTTTCTAACGTGTTGTACGAACGAGTACCCGTCCATTTCCGGCATCATCACGTCACAGATAATCATGTCGGGAATTTCCCGTTCGAGAATTTCGAGGGCTTCTCGACCGTTTTCTGCCGTAACGACCATATAACCCCGAAATTCTAAATAATCTTTGACGAGCAAGATTAAATTCGGGTCGTCATCGATCAGCAGCAGCCGCTTTTGAGTTCCTACCGTGGTTTCAGTCATATTTAATTACTCAGTGCATTTGAATAAATCCAGAGTCTAGGAGATCGGTGTTCCTTCCGACCGATTCGCCGATACCAGTTATCCGACTTTAGCAAGTTCCTCGTGGAAATATTGGCAATGGCAGGGGTCGATTCTTGGGTTGGCCAGCTCGTTTGTGGCTTAATCAATTGCTAAGAGATAAAGCACGAGAAAACAACTTATTATAAATCACTATGGTACTATAGCGTTTCAATTGAAAAAGTCCGAGTTCAAAAGGTGCAAAACCACTCAGTCCAATCGAGTCAGCCCAGGGGCTAAAGAGGGTTCAAGCGGGGGACTCGGTGGCACTCTCTTCCCCGTCCGCGTCGGGTTGCGTTTGCCCTGGGACGTTCGGCTGCGGGGCGTCGTCATTGGGCGCGGGGGAGCGGTCTAAGGTTAACGGTCGTTCTAAAAAGGCATATTCTCGGACTACGCGATCGCCGATTAAGTGTTCCTGGATGATGCGTTCGATGACCTCTGGGGTGGCGGAATGATACCAGACCCCATCGGGGTAAACCACGAGAATCGGTCCGTTGCAACAGACCCGGAGACAGTTGGCTTTTGTCCGAAAGATGCAGGAGGGGCGCGTGGCAATGGCGCGATCGAGTTGTAGTTCTTTCAGGCGTCGTTTGAGATAGTCCCACGCTTCGAGGCTGACGGCGCGATCGCAGCATTTGGGAACGGTTTGATCGGCGCAGATCAAAACGTGGCGTTCGATGCGATCGAGTCCCAAGCTTTCGACACATTGGCTTAACGTCGTGCACTCGTTCGTCCCGGTCGAAGTCGATGGCTGGTTCATGAGTTACCTCCTCAAATCAAGGGCGCGATCGCCCGATGGCTGCGGCGATCTTGAAGACGATCGCCCAACTTTATTTTCCCTCAAGCCGTCCCCTCCTGCGATCGGTGGCGATCGCGCCCCCAGTCCGGAGCACTCAAGCCCCTAAAGCAGGGGCGATCGCGCCAGATCCCCATCCCCACCCCAGCGAGTTCGGGAACCCGTACAGTTCTATCTGTTGCCTTTGAGAGATCTCGTCCGCTAAATTAGCACTCAGGAGTTGAGAGTGCTAATTCGAGATCGCCACAAGCGAACGAGCGGCGATCGGGCCGCTTGAAAAGAATGCGAGCCGATTGTCGATAGTCACCCAACCCTCGAAGCGAACTGTATCGAATTAAGGAGGATTAAGCATGGCTGCTGTATCTTTAAGCGTTTCTACCGTCAAGCCTTTAGGCGATCGCGTTTTTGTTAAAGTAAGCGCCTCGGAAGAAAAAACGGCTGGAGGCATCCTGCTCCCCGACACCGCCAAAGAAAAGCCCCAAGTCGGCGAAATCGTCGCCGTCGGTCCGGGCAAACGCAACGACGATGGCTCCCGTCAAGACCTCGAAGTCAAAATCGGAGATAAAGTCCTCTACTCCAAGTACGCTGGCACCGACATCAAATTAGGTAACGAAGAATACGTCCTGCTCGCCGAGAAAGACATCTTAGCCATTGTCGGCTAAGGGCGAGTCTCCTCAAACCCATTTCTCGTTTTCTTCAATACACGGTTTTTCTAGATCGTAGTCCTGTTACTCACTGGAATTTCAACCTATGGCTAAGCGTATCATCTACAACGAAAATGCCCGCCGCGCCCTCGAAAAGGGCATGGATATTTTAGCGGAATCCGTCGCGGTCACCCTCGGCCCCAAAGGTCGCAACGTCGTTCTCGAAAAGAAATTCGGCGCTCCGCAAATCGTCAATGACGGCGTGACCATCGCCAAAGAAATCGAACTCGAAGATCACGTCGAAAACACGGGCGTTTCCCTGATCCGTCAAGCCGCCTCCAAAACCAACGACGCCGCCGGAGACGGGACCACCACCGCCACCGTCCTCGCCCACGCGATGGTGAAAGAAGGGCTGCGCAACGTCGCCGCCGGAGCCAACGCGATCACCCTCAAGCGTGGCATCGACAAAGCGACCGCGTTCTTGGTCAGCAAGATCGAAGAGCACGCCCGCTCCGTCGAAGATTCTAAAGCGATCGCCCAAGTCGGTACGATCTCTGCCGGAAACGACGAAGAAGTCGGCCAGATGATCGCCGAAGCAATGGATAAAGTCGGTAAAGAAGGCGTCATCTCCCTCGAAGAAGGGAAATCGATGACCACCGAACTCGAAATTACCGAAGGGATGCGCTTCGACAAAGGCTACATCTCCCCCTACTTCGCTACGGATATGGAGCGGATGGAAGCCGTTCTCGAAGAACCCTTCTTGTTAATCACCGACAAGAAAATTAATCTGGTTCAAGACTTAGTTCCCGTCCTCGAACAAGTCGCCCGCGCGGGCAAACCCTTGCTGATTCTCGCCGAAGATATCGAGAAAGAAGCTCTCGCAACCCTGGTGGTCAACCGCCTGCGTGGCGTCCTCAACGTCGCCGCCGTCAAGGCTCCCGGTTTCGGCGATCGCCGCAAAGCCATGCTCGAAGATATCGCCGTCCTCACCGGCGGTCAACTGATCACCGAAGATGCGGGCTTGAAACTGGAAAACACCAAGCTCGACATGCTCGGTAAAGCTCGCCGCGTCACGATCACCAAAGACAGCACCACCCTCGTCGCCGAAGGGAACGAGCAAGCCGTCAAAGCCCGTTGCGAACAAATCCGCCGTCAAATGGAAGAAAGCGATTCTTCCTACGACAAGGAAAAACTGCAAGAGCGCTTGGCGAAATTGGCGGGTGGCGTTGCCGTGATCAAAGTCGGCGCCGCGACCGAAACTGAAATGAAAGACCGCAAACTGCGTCTGGAAGATGCGATCAACGCCACCAAAGCGGCGGTTGAAGAAGGCATCGTCCCCGGTGGCGGTACCACCCTCGCTCACCTGATTCCGACCCTGGAAGAATGGGCCAGCAGCAACCTGACGGGTGAAGCCCTCATCGGCGCTAACATCGTCGCCCGTGCCCTGGCGGCTCCCCTGAAGCGGATTGCCGAAAACGCCGGACAAAATGGCGCCGTGATCGCCGAGCGCGTCAAAGAGAAAGATTTCAACGTCGGTTACAACGCCGCGACCAACGAATTTGTCGATATGTTTGAAGCCGGAATCGTGGATCCCGCCAAGGTGACCCGCTCCGCGCTGCAAAACGCCGCTTCGATCGCCGGAATGGTTCTCACCACCGAGTGCATCGTCGTCGAAAAACCGGAACCGAAGGAAAATGCTCCTGCAGGTGCCGGAATGGGCGGTGACTTCGACTACTAAGGTCTAAATAGATAATGTCGGACTATTGATAAAGTCTGACAAGATATAACAGAAAGGGCAGGCGATCGTCTGCCCTTTTTCTTGATTTTTTATGCATTTTATAGCAGTTCTATTGGGGACACGGCAATGGCGGGTTTTTACAACCCATGAATTTTATAACTGATTGAGGATGGCTATATATTATGCAAGGATTAAAAAATTTTGTCATTGAATTCCACGACCCGCAAACGAATTATGCAGATCCACCAAAAGATCCATCGAACGAACTTTCTCATTTTGAATGGGGATTGAGAAAGTTTTGTTTTGAGAAAAATCAAGTCATTTCGATCGCCCTAGGAGATCGCGAGTTGTGGTTCTCCCTCGATCCCGATATTTGCATGTTGCTTGAAGATGGATTTCCCAAGAAAATTGCCAGTCTCAAACAAGGCGATCGTGTAGAGTTGGATTTTCCAGAAAGCTGGGTGACGATCGCCCTGATACCCGAGGGCGATCGCCTAACCTGTACAGTCTACGAAGACGCTCTCTCTCAAACCCAGGGAGAACGATTCGAGCTCGATCGAGATCGCACCGTTCAAACCTTAACCGACTTTCTCGATCGCCTCCTCGCGATCGCCGTCCGAGAAGGATATATTTCCGAACGGGAAAAACAAGACTTTACGATCGCCGACGACGGACAGCGATCGCCTACGGACACATAATCAAATTATCCGCCGACACGAAACCGGGATAGGGCGCCAAAATCTCAACCCAATTGCGCGAATTCCCATTCGGATCGGGAATTAACCGATAATTCTCCACCAAAGTCATCCGTCCTCCCGGTTCGACCCCCCCGACATATTCGGAAAACTCCGAAGGACGGGCGCGAATAGCCAGACCTTGCGGCGCCACCCGAGGTTCGACTTGGCGACAAAGCGGACCGCGAGGGATCCTACTCCCTTGGGGTCGCGCCACAGGGGGCGTTTGTCCGGTGGCGGGGGGGCTACCGCTACACAGGATCAAGTTTTCTGTGGAAATAAACCCTTCAACAGGAGAGGTAATTTCCACCCACGATCGCGACTCCCCGTTTTTATCCGCGATGGCGGGACTGTTCGCCCGCAGTAACACCAACCCATTGGGCGGTAAATTCCCTCGGGGAGTCGAAAACCGGGACGCATCGGAGTAAACTGCAATCCCTTGCGGGGCCACTTCGCCGTTGACTTTGCGGCACAGAGGCGAGGTGGACAGTTGCGGCGGGGTTGCCGTCCCTTCCCCGGGGGTACACGGGCCTAAATTGCCCTCCCCATTCACTTCTCCGTTAGAAACATACCCCGGATAGGGGGCGACGATTTCTAACCATACCCGATTGTCCGGTCCGGGAATACCGCGATAGCCTTCGACGAGATAGACGGCGCTGTTATACTCGACGCTACCGATGCGCGGGGAGTTCGGATCCGGGCGTTGGCGGACGATCAGCCCTTCGCGGACGCTGACCCGACGACACAAGCTCGTTTCCGCTTGGGCGATCGCCGATCGTCCGGGGGTTCGAGAGGCGATCGTCGCCCTCACGGGTACGACCCCGAGAACGATCGCCCCGAGGGTCACTAAAGTTGTACTGTAGCGCCAGGGCTTCTTGGTAAACATCGGTTCGACTCCTTTCGACTCCTCGCGATCCGCGTGCGGTCTCGATTGAATGATGTAGTTATAGCAAAAAAGACCGCCCTCGCCATTGCCTGGGAGGCGATCGCCGCCGAGATGGCTAAAACTGGGCTAAAAACAGTAAATTAAATTGGCAATCGGGACGTATCCATCCCTCGGATACGCCAAGCGCACCCACTGGTGACGCCCGCCTTCGCGATCGTCAACGAGGGTGTAACCGGGTAATAACAGCACCCGATCGCCCGCATCCAATCCCCCGGGAGACGGCGATCGCCCGGAAGCGTCCGTCCGAATTTTTAAGCCGATCGGGGCCGTCAGGCGGTTGACTTGGCGACAGAGGCTTTCTGTCGCCTCCAGGGCGGCGTTACCCGTTGCCGATCCGCAAAAGCCGAGATTGCTGTCACTGGGCAACCCGTGGAGGACGTAGCCCGGAACCGGGGCGGCGACTTCGATCCAAATCTCATCTTCGGAGGTTTCGATCGCCTCGAAATCTTCGACCAGAGTCAATTCGCTGTCAAATCGCAAGGCCCCTAAAATCACCGAACTGCTATTCGGTTTTTCGTGAACTAGCAACCCATCGGGTACATCGACCCGACGACAGAAGATCGAGGGATCGTCGGCGATCGCGGCTTCGTTTTCTTGCGCGATCGATCCTCCCGACGGGAGGGCGGTTGAAGCTTGCGCGATCGCCAGTGGGGCGTGTTGGGTCGCGATCGCCGCTACGCCCGCGAAAATTCCCCAGACTTTCGGCTTCACCCGCCCGAGTGTCTGACCCATGTAATTGACTCCTCTTCCCTCAAAAAAACTGACACCAATCTAGTCATTTATAGCAGAAATATTCTCGGCGTGAATCCCTTGCAAAATCTTTCAGATAGAAGTTAAACTGCCGATCTGGCGGGAGTTTTTTTTTAAAACTAATCTATCTTCAAAAACAATAAATTTGCTTTTTCTCTCGAGAGATAAGCGTACTCAAGCAATAAAAACAACCGCCATTTTATATAAAATTGTTGAATGTTTTTTACAGGATCTAGAGACTCGAAGTGTCCCGATTCCGAGAAGCGATCGACGGCGAGAAGTTCCCGGTTACGATTTGTCAATAGGATTGCAACTGAGTCGATCGTCTATAGCCGTCGTCAATCCGTTGAATCCCAGATCGACCTTGTCAAACCGTCAAATCTCTACAGCACTCGGGCGTCTGACGAGGTACAGTGCCGACCCTCTTATCCCCCCTTCGGGGGATTGCGGGGGAAACGAGCAAAGTCCCCCTTTTTAAGGGGGATTTAGGGGGATCTAAATGTCTTGCATAGCAGAGAAAAATGCTGTGTCCCTACACAGCAATGCCGTGTCTACACCCTAAATTTTATAACCGATTGAGGATGGCTATAGGTTGGCGATCGCCCCTGTTGACCTTCAGCGAACACGCCGAGGATTTAATCGAAAAATTACCTTTTCTTAAACTGAAAGTTCTCTAGGTTGTGATATTCATAGCAATATAGAACTCGACCTGAGCCGCAGCCTGGCTCGTCGAATCTCGTCGAACCGAACCGGAACCCACAGCAGCAACTCACAAGGGCCATGACCCTCAAGCGCAGACATTTTCTCATGTTCATCGGCGCCGGATTGGGTGCCGCCGCCTGCACCTCGATCGCGCAAAAACAGCAGTCTACCCCGCGATCGCCGTCCACGGCAACCTTCAACACCGCATTTAAACCCCTTCAAGGCCCCTTTCCTCTAGATGGCGACCCCCGCAGTAGCGCAGCGCAAATCGAAGCCTACAGCCGTTATCGCCTCGCGGACGACCTGATTTTACCCGAGGGGTACGGCTACTACACGATCGCCGCCTGGGGCGATCCCTTGGGCGATTCGCGATTCGGCTACAACAACGATTACCTCTCATTTATTGCCGTCGGCGACAACGAAGGCTGGTTGACGGTCAACTTCGAGTATATTAGTGGCGGTACCTGGCGGCAGACTTACCCGATCGCGATCGGGCGATCGCTCCCCTTCGAGGAAGTTGCAACGGCGTTAAAATCCCGAGAGGGCAAGATCGACGCGGGGAAGTTACCGGATAAGGATCCCCTCAAAGCCAAAATCCGCGAAATCTGCGAAGCCGCCCTCGAAGATCAAGGAATCGGCGTCGTCCGCCTTCGCAAAAGCAACAATGGCGAGTGGAAATTGGCCGACTCTCCCGCCAACCGCCGAATTTCGGGAATTTCCGGCTTGAAAGGGCGCTATCTCAACGCCACCGGGCCCGGGGTCGCGATTTTTAAAAAGGCCAAAAAACGGGGATTTGAGGATGGATTGGGCGATCGCATCGTCGGGACCTTTGGCAATTGCGCCGGGGGAACCAGTCCCTGGGGAACGGTCTTCAGTGCGGAAGAAAATTTTCAAGCCCAAGTTCCCGAATCCGTTTACCCCGACGGTTCCTCCTTCGACCCGAGTAACCTCCCGTTTCATATCGGCGGGTTGTACGGACAGGGGAACGTGTTCCGGTTGGCGGGCAATAAATACGGCTACATGGTCGAAGTCGATCCGAGTAACCCGGAGGATTACGGGACGAAGCATACGTGGTTGGGACGCTACCGTCACGAAGCGGTCGGGTTTAAGGTGGTGGCGGGTCAACCTCTGGCCCTCTATTCCGGCTGCGATCGCCGGGGCGGTCACTTATACAAATTTGTCAGTAAGGGAACGGTGCGCGATCCCAAAGATAAAGCCAATTCTCAATTACTCGCCGAGGGAATGCTCTACACTGCTATTTTTGAGCCGGGAGGAAGCGGGCGCTGGATTCCCCTCAAAGCGGAAACGGCGATCGATCCGGTGTTGCCCAGTCACTTGGGGGGGGCGAAGGTGAGATTGCCGAAACGTCCGGACGGGGGAACCTTCGAGGTGGCGTCCGATCGCGAGGCGATCGCCTTCAAGCAGCAGTTTAAAACCCTCGGCGACTTGTATGAGGGCAACGCGATCGAAAAACAAGGGGCGATCCTAATCGACGCCCATTATGCTGCCAATGCGGTCGGGGGAACTGCTTGCGCCCGTCCGGAAGACTTGGAAACTGACAGCGAGGGTCGGCTTTATATTGCGTATACTTCCGGATCGGCAGACGGACAAGGCGGCCCCGACTTGCGAATTTTTCGCGGGCCCGACGGCGAACCGTGGGAATACGGCTGGATTATGCGTCTGCGCGAAACTGACGACGATCCGGCGGCGACGAGTTTTGAGTGGGAAATGCTGGCGATGGGGGGCGAACCGGACGCCGGGGGGGCGGGGTTCTCCAATCCCGATAACGTATTGATTGACGGCGATCGCAACGTCTGGATGGTCACGGATATTTCCACTGACCAACAGAATAAGCCCGATGGCGCCGACCGTCGCGGCTGTTTTGGCAATAATTCCGTGTGGCTGATTCCCACCCGAGGAGAAGATGCGGGAAATGCTTATTTATTCGCCACCGGACCGATGGAGTGCGAAATCTGCGGTCCGTTTTTAACCCAAAATCGGGAGACGTTATTTTTAGCGGTCCAGCATCCCGGCGAAATGAACGGCATCCGGGAGGGCGATCGCACCGAAACCCGTAAATTTACCCTCAAAACGACCGATGGCACCTCATTCGTCCAAACCCGCGAGGTTCCCATCGGTTCCAACTGGCCCGATCCCGGTACCCAGAAGCCGCCCAAACCCGCGATCGTTGCGGTCCGTCGCCTGGATGGAGGGGCGATCGTCTGATAGGTGGTTTGCGAGTCTAAATTTGTCTAAAATTCCCCTAAGATTCGACCTGCGCCAACGACGGTTTTAATAACGTCATCAACTCGCCCAATCCCCGTTTGATGCGACGGGTCACCGTCATCGGACTGACGCCGATTTGTTGGGCGACTTCCTTGCGCGGGATTTCTTGGAAAAACACCGATTCGATCGCCCAGCGCGTTTTTTCTTCTAAATTGTTTAAAGCCCCTTGCAACTGCTGGCGTTCTTCTTCCAGACTTTGCAGAGTTTGGTAATGGGTATCGAGTAACGTATCGCCCAGGGTCACCGTACTATCGACTTGATGGGCGACCGTCGCATCCAAACTCAACGGAGTGCGGTTTTGATGGGCTAATTTACTTTCGCGCCACTCGGATAAGGAAACGTCGAGGGCTTGAGCGATTTCGAGGTCTTTGGGCGGACGACCGAGGCTAACGGTCAGACTTTCGCGAACTTTTTGACCTTGCGCTTGCAATTCGCGCCAGCGACGGGGAATTCTAACCGTAGAGGCTTTATCGCGTAGAAAATGCAGCATTTCGCCGCGAATGTAAGGAACGGCAAACGAACTAAAGGCACATCCTTGGGTGGGGTCGAAGCGTTCGATCGCCCGAATCAAGCCCAAATAGCCGATTTGTTCGAGATCCTCGTAAGGTTCCGCGCATTGATGACTGACGCGGTGAGCAATTTTTCTAACCAAACCGACATTCAACCGCACGATTTGATTGCGAATTTGAATGGAGGGATTGTGATGGTAAGCGATTAAAAGTTCCATCCCTCTAGAGCGTACAGAGGATTGATCTGCCATGCTTGTAAATCCTCGAAATAGGTCATCCCCGAGTAAGCTAGGGGCGATCTCTGGGTAGATTTGCTAAAAGATTAACGAAATCTTAATTAATTCTCGTCTACAGCCACGGCCAGCAACAATCGTTCTTCTACGGAATTCGGGGGTGAGGGGCGATCGCCCTCTCCGCGAAACCACTTAAAAATTCAAGGGTTCGAGATCGTTTCTCGTTGCGTTTCATGAAGCTCACCCCCGGGAAGAGTCAGACTCTTGGCAACGCGATCGATCCGTCACAATAGTTATGGTCGAAGACCGTGCCAACTCATCCGGTGTTGGCAGATCCGTGGGTTGAGCAAAACCGCCGCGCATCCTACGAATGAACGCGAAGCGTCATTCGCTAGTTAGCGGCGGACGAAGTTGGCGCGGGTCATCCTGATTCTCGATGTACTTCAGGAGAGTTTCGATATTGGCTTGCCCGACCGTCGTCATCAGTCCGTAAGCCCGGTTCCAGAAATAAGGCTTCCAGTAGAAGGGGCGTAGCTGCTCGGCAAACTCCTGGCGCATTTTTCGGGCTGATACCGACTTCAAGTTTTTCACCAAGTCAGAGAGCCTAATTGT from Oxynema aestuarii AP17 harbors:
- a CDS encoding PhoX family protein encodes the protein MTLKRRHFLMFIGAGLGAAACTSIAQKQQSTPRSPSTATFNTAFKPLQGPFPLDGDPRSSAAQIEAYSRYRLADDLILPEGYGYYTIAAWGDPLGDSRFGYNNDYLSFIAVGDNEGWLTVNFEYISGGTWRQTYPIAIGRSLPFEEVATALKSREGKIDAGKLPDKDPLKAKIREICEAALEDQGIGVVRLRKSNNGEWKLADSPANRRISGISGLKGRYLNATGPGVAIFKKAKKRGFEDGLGDRIVGTFGNCAGGTSPWGTVFSAEENFQAQVPESVYPDGSSFDPSNLPFHIGGLYGQGNVFRLAGNKYGYMVEVDPSNPEDYGTKHTWLGRYRHEAVGFKVVAGQPLALYSGCDRRGGHLYKFVSKGTVRDPKDKANSQLLAEGMLYTAIFEPGGSGRWIPLKAETAIDPVLPSHLGGAKVRLPKRPDGGTFEVASDREAIAFKQQFKTLGDLYEGNAIEKQGAILIDAHYAANAVGGTACARPEDLETDSEGRLYIAYTSGSADGQGGPDLRIFRGPDGEPWEYGWIMRLRETDDDPAATSFEWEMLAMGGEPDAGGAGFSNPDNVLIDGDRNVWMVTDISTDQQNKPDGADRRGCFGNNSVWLIPTRGEDAGNAYLFATGPMECEICGPFLTQNRETLFLAVQHPGEMNGIREGDRTETRKFTLKTTDGTSFVQTREVPIGSNWPDPGTQKPPKPAIVAVRRLDGGAIV
- a CDS encoding SH3 domain-containing protein — encoded protein: MFTKKPWRYSTTLVTLGAIVLGVVPVRATIASRTPGRSAIAQAETSLCRRVSVREGLIVRQRPDPNSPRIGSVEYNSAVYLVEGYRGIPGPDNRVWLEIVAPYPGYVSNGEVNGEGNLGPCTPGEGTATPPQLSTSPLCRKVNGEVAPQGIAVYSDASRFSTPRGNLPPNGLVLLRANSPAIADKNGESRSWVEITSPVEGFISTENLILCSGSPPATGQTPPVARPQGSRIPRGPLCRQVEPRVAPQGLAIRARPSEFSEYVGGVEPGGRMTLVENYRLIPDPNGNSRNWVEILAPYPGFVSADNLIMCP
- a CDS encoding RNA polymerase sigma factor SigF; translation: MADQSSVRSRGMELLIAYHHNPSIQIRNQIVRLNVGLVRKIAHRVSHQCAEPYEDLEQIGYLGLIRAIERFDPTQGCAFSSFAVPYIRGEMLHFLRDKASTVRIPRRWRELQAQGQKVRESLTVSLGRPPKDLEIAQALDVSLSEWRESKLAHQNRTPLSLDATVAHQVDSTVTLGDTLLDTHYQTLQSLEEERQQLQGALNNLEEKTRWAIESVFFQEIPRKEVAQQIGVSPMTVTRRIKRGLGELMTLLKPSLAQVES
- the tnpA gene encoding IS200/IS605 family transposase, whose amino-acid sequence is MERDFVTLKTRNHSAYRLCYHLVLSMKYRHKCLSAEMLNRLEVIFTDLLVKWGGELIEFGGEPDHVHLLFEVDPTIRLSDLVKNLKSVSARKMRQEFAEQLRPFYWKPYFWNRAYGLMTTVGQANIETLLKYIENQDDPRQLRPPLTSE